A window of Juglans regia cultivar Chandler chromosome 7, Walnut 2.0, whole genome shotgun sequence contains these coding sequences:
- the LOC109018163 gene encoding geranylgeranyl diphosphate reductase, chloroplastic-like, translated as MATVTHPLHTTTFKLPLPLRTEISHPHTLSIKASLSTNAPLPGRKLRAAVIGAGPAGSSAAEALASGGVETFLFERSPPTAAKPCGGAIPLCMLHEFDIPSHLIDRQVTQMRIISPSNLAVDFGKTLRANEFIAMLRREVLDSFLRSRAESRGANLVSGLVTDIEVPNTSSTAPYVVHYTANNSRHALSVDVVVGADGANSRVAKSIKAGNYACAIAFQERIKLPDEKMAYYENMAEMYVGNDVSPDFYAWVFPKCDHVAVGTGTVRAKQDIKAYQRGIRERVKPKIAGGKVIKVEAHPIPEHPRPIRVRGRVALVGDAAGYVTKCSGEGIYFAAKSGRMCGEGIVKASEGGDRMIEEKDLKREYLKAWDAKYISTFRFMDLLQRVFYGSNAAREALVELCGDEYVQRMTFDSYLYKRLAEGDRWEDVKMVCNTIGSLTRCNIVGS; from the coding sequence ATGGCTACAGTAACCCACCCGTTACACACCACCACCTTCAAACTTCCCCTCCCACTCAGAACTGAGATTTCCCACCCTCACACTCTGAGCATCAAGGCCTCCCTGTCCACCAACGCACCCCTCCCCGGACGCAAGCTCCGCGCCGCGGTGATAGGCGCCGGTCCCGCTGGCTCTTCCGCCGCAGAGGCCTTGGCTTCAGGCGGCGTCGAGACCTTCCTCTTCGAGCGCAGCCCACCCACGGCCGCCAAGCCCTGCGGTGGTGCCATCCCTCTCTGCATGCTCCACGAGTTTGACATCCCTTCCCACCTCATCGATCGCCAAGTCACTCAGATGCGGATCATATCCCCCTCTAATCTCGCCGTGGACTTCGGAAAGACCCTCCGGGCAAACGAGTTCATCGCCATGCTCCGCCGTGAGGTACTGGACTCCTTCCTCCGCTCCCGTGCCGAGTCCCGTGGAGCCAATCTTGTCTCCGGCCTCGTCACGGATATCGAGGTCCCCAACACCTCTTCGACAGCGCCGTACGTCGTGCACTACACGGCCAACAACTCCCGGCACGCTCTGTCAGTTGACGTGGTGGTTGGAGCTGACGGCGCCAACAGCCGAGTCGCCAAGTCCATAAAGGCCGGCAACTACGCCTGTGCCATCGCTTTCCAGGAGAGGATCAAACTGCCGGACGAGAAAATGGCATACTACGAGAATATGGCCGAGATGTACGTTGGGAACGACGTGTCGCCCGATTTCTATGCGTGGGTCTTTCCCAAATGCGACCACGTGGCGGTGGGCACGGGCACGGTGCGTGCCAAGCAGGATATTAAAGCTTACCAGAGGGGAATCAGAGAAAGAGTGAAGCCAAAGATCGCCGGTGGGAAAGTGATCAAAGTGGAGGCCCACCCAATACCAGAACATCCGCGTCCGATACGGGTCCGGGGGCGGGTGGCGCTGGTGGGTGACGCAGCCGGGTACGTAACCAAATGCTCAGGTGAAGGGATCTATTTTGCGGCGAAATCGGGGAGGATGTGCGGGGAAGGAATAGTGAAGGCATCGGAAGGAGGGGACAGAATGATCGAGGAGAAGGACTTGAAGAGGGAGTATCTGAAAGCATGGGATGCCAAATACATAAGCACATTTAGGTTTATGGACCTGCTGCAGAGGGTGTTTTACGGGAGCAACGCGGCCAGGGAGGCGTTGGTGGAGCTGTGCGGGGACGAGTACGTGCAGCGGATGACGTTTGACAGTTATTTATACAAGAGATTAGCGGAAGGGGATAGGTGGGAAGATGTGAAGATGGTGTGTAATACCATTGGGAGCTTGACGAGGTGTAACATTGTTGGAAGTTAG
- the LOC108983790 gene encoding DNA repair protein RadA isoform X1 yields MQGSDMRALRIFYPYKHLLNPSLPKSLSIPRHVHSVIPLAAEQSSTLSDPEPEPEPTGTAPRVWSTYSNDRNGGQKKPTGVLVDIARSKKKGKEKVSWVCADCGHSDGQWWGLCRQCNAVGTLKRFSDGESEASVSEAASRSWLSQQTGDVRPLRLTDVNRGINQLKWRIPLYGPFGEEVSRVLGGGLVPGSLVLVGGDPGVGKSTLLLQIAALIAEGHDLGRPAPVVYVSGEESVEQIGNRADRMTIGGDELFLYSGTNVEDILNKIQPLSPRVLIVDSIQTVYLNGVAGSAGGISQVKECTSALLCFAKKTNIPVLLVRIGHVTKSGEIAGPRVLEHIVDVVLYMEGERYSSHRLLRSVKNRFGSTDELGVLEMSQSGLQAVLNPSEMFLSEQYSDSDFLAGLAVAVIMDGSRTFLIEIQALCASGSIDSRQVNGIQASRADMIISVLKKQAGLKLQEHAIFLNVVSGVKLTETAGDLAIAAAICSSFLEFPIPNSTAFIGEVGLGGELRMVPRMEKRVNTVAKLGYKICIVPQSAVESLGSQGFEGMEVIGCRNLKEVINSVFRTH; encoded by the exons ATGCAAGGCTCGGATATGAGGGCTCTGAGAATCTTCTACCCCTACAAGCACCTCCTCAATCCCTCCCTCCCCAAATCCCTCTCTATTCCCCGCCATGTCCACTCCGTTATTCCTCTCGCCGCGGAACAATCCAGTACCCTATCCGATCCCGAACCCGAACCCGAACCCACCGGAACTGCCCCTCGCGTTTGGTCTACTTACAGTAACGACCGGAATGGGGGTCAGAAGAAGCCTACTGGGGTGCTCGTGGACATAGCTCGGAGTaagaaaaaagggaaggaaaaagttTCCTGGGTATGCGCCGATTGCGGGCACTCCGATGGGCAGTGGTGGGGCTTGTGCCGCCAGTGCAACGCCGTCGGTACGCTTAAGCGGTTTTCTGACGGGGAGTCTGAGGCTTCGGTTTCGGAGGCTGCATCGCGGTCGTGGCTCTCACAGCAAACCGGAGACGTGCGGCCGTTGCGGTTGACGGATGTGAACAGAGGGATTAATCAGCTGAAATGGCGAATTCCGCT GTATGGACCTTTCGGAGAAGAAGTCTCTAGGGTGCTCGGTGGTGGTCTTGTACCCG gTTCTTTGGTTTTAGTTGGTGGTGATCCTGGTGTTGGCAAGAGTACACTCTTGTTGCAG ATTGCTGCATTAATAGCTGAAGGGCATGATCTTGGTCGACCAGCACCAGTTGTGTATGTTTCTGGCGAAGAG AGTGTGGAGCAAATTGGAAACAGAGCTGATCGAATGACGATTGGAGGAGATGAACTTTTCTTATATTCTGGCACCAATGTTGAG GATATATTGAACAAAATTCAGCCTCTCTCCCCTCGGGTTCTTATTGTTGATTCAATTCAAACAGTTTATTTGAACGGAGTGGCTGGAAGCGCTGGAGGGATCTCACAG GTGAAGGAATGCACATCAGCATTGCTATGTTTTGCTAAGAAGACTAACATCCCTGTTCTTTTGGTGAGG ATTGGACATGTGACAAAATCGGGAGAGATAGCAGGGCCTCGTGTCTTGGAGCACATCGTTGATGTTGTTTTATATATGGAA GGAGAGAGGTATTCATCACATCGTTTGCTTCGGTCTGTGAAGAACCGTTTTGGATCCACTGATGAG CTTGGAGTACTTGAAATGTCGCAGTCAGGGTTGCAAGCCGTTTTGAACCCCAGTGAGATGTTTTTAAGTGAGCAATACTCAGATTCAGACTTCTTAGCTGGACTAGCTGTTGCTGTAATTATGGATGGATCTCGAACTTTCCTTATTGAAATTCAG GCATTATGTGCATCTGGGTCGATAGATTCAAGGCAAGTTAATGGCATTCAAGCAAGCAGAGCTGACATGATCATTTCT GTTCTTAAGAAGCAAGCTGGTCTAAAGCTTCAAGAACAT GCAATCTTCTTAAATGTTGTGAGCGGGGTGAAACTGACTGAAACTGCTGGTGATCTTGCAATAGCGGCAGCAATTTGCAGCAG TTTTTTGGAGTTTCCCATTCCCAACAGTACTGCATTCATTGGTGAAGTTGGCCTTGGTGGTGAGCTTCGCATG gtACCTAGAATGGAGAAAAGGGTAAACACAGTGGCAAAACTGGggtataaaatatgtattgttCCCCAGTCAGCTGTGGAATCATTAGGATCTCAAGGTTTTGAGGGAATGGAAGTCATAGGCTGCAGGAATCTGAAAGAGGTTATCAACAGTGTGTTCAGAACGCACTGA
- the LOC108983790 gene encoding DNA repair protein RadA isoform X2, whose translation MQGSDMRALRIFYPYKHLLNPSLPKSLSIPRHVHSVIPLAAEQSSTLSDPEPEPEPTGTAPRVWSTYSNDRNGGQKKPTGVLVDIARSKKKGKEKVSWVCADCGHSDGQWWGLCRQCNAVGTLKRFSDGESEASVSEAASRSWLSQQTGDVRPLRLTDVNRGINQLKWRIPLYGPFGEEVSRVLGGGLVPGSLVLVGGDPGVGKSTLLLQIAALIAEGHDLGRPAPVVYVSGEESVEQIGNRADRMTIGGDELFLYSGTNVEDILNKIQPLSPRVLIVDSIQTVYLNGVAGSAGGISQVKECTSALLCFAKKTNIPVLLIGHVTKSGEIAGPRVLEHIVDVVLYMEGERYSSHRLLRSVKNRFGSTDELGVLEMSQSGLQAVLNPSEMFLSEQYSDSDFLAGLAVAVIMDGSRTFLIEIQALCASGSIDSRQVNGIQASRADMIISVLKKQAGLKLQEHAIFLNVVSGVKLTETAGDLAIAAAICSSFLEFPIPNSTAFIGEVGLGGELRMVPRMEKRVNTVAKLGYKICIVPQSAVESLGSQGFEGMEVIGCRNLKEVINSVFRTH comes from the exons ATGCAAGGCTCGGATATGAGGGCTCTGAGAATCTTCTACCCCTACAAGCACCTCCTCAATCCCTCCCTCCCCAAATCCCTCTCTATTCCCCGCCATGTCCACTCCGTTATTCCTCTCGCCGCGGAACAATCCAGTACCCTATCCGATCCCGAACCCGAACCCGAACCCACCGGAACTGCCCCTCGCGTTTGGTCTACTTACAGTAACGACCGGAATGGGGGTCAGAAGAAGCCTACTGGGGTGCTCGTGGACATAGCTCGGAGTaagaaaaaagggaaggaaaaagttTCCTGGGTATGCGCCGATTGCGGGCACTCCGATGGGCAGTGGTGGGGCTTGTGCCGCCAGTGCAACGCCGTCGGTACGCTTAAGCGGTTTTCTGACGGGGAGTCTGAGGCTTCGGTTTCGGAGGCTGCATCGCGGTCGTGGCTCTCACAGCAAACCGGAGACGTGCGGCCGTTGCGGTTGACGGATGTGAACAGAGGGATTAATCAGCTGAAATGGCGAATTCCGCT GTATGGACCTTTCGGAGAAGAAGTCTCTAGGGTGCTCGGTGGTGGTCTTGTACCCG gTTCTTTGGTTTTAGTTGGTGGTGATCCTGGTGTTGGCAAGAGTACACTCTTGTTGCAG ATTGCTGCATTAATAGCTGAAGGGCATGATCTTGGTCGACCAGCACCAGTTGTGTATGTTTCTGGCGAAGAG AGTGTGGAGCAAATTGGAAACAGAGCTGATCGAATGACGATTGGAGGAGATGAACTTTTCTTATATTCTGGCACCAATGTTGAG GATATATTGAACAAAATTCAGCCTCTCTCCCCTCGGGTTCTTATTGTTGATTCAATTCAAACAGTTTATTTGAACGGAGTGGCTGGAAGCGCTGGAGGGATCTCACAG GTGAAGGAATGCACATCAGCATTGCTATGTTTTGCTAAGAAGACTAACATCCCTGTTCTTTTG ATTGGACATGTGACAAAATCGGGAGAGATAGCAGGGCCTCGTGTCTTGGAGCACATCGTTGATGTTGTTTTATATATGGAA GGAGAGAGGTATTCATCACATCGTTTGCTTCGGTCTGTGAAGAACCGTTTTGGATCCACTGATGAG CTTGGAGTACTTGAAATGTCGCAGTCAGGGTTGCAAGCCGTTTTGAACCCCAGTGAGATGTTTTTAAGTGAGCAATACTCAGATTCAGACTTCTTAGCTGGACTAGCTGTTGCTGTAATTATGGATGGATCTCGAACTTTCCTTATTGAAATTCAG GCATTATGTGCATCTGGGTCGATAGATTCAAGGCAAGTTAATGGCATTCAAGCAAGCAGAGCTGACATGATCATTTCT GTTCTTAAGAAGCAAGCTGGTCTAAAGCTTCAAGAACAT GCAATCTTCTTAAATGTTGTGAGCGGGGTGAAACTGACTGAAACTGCTGGTGATCTTGCAATAGCGGCAGCAATTTGCAGCAG TTTTTTGGAGTTTCCCATTCCCAACAGTACTGCATTCATTGGTGAAGTTGGCCTTGGTGGTGAGCTTCGCATG gtACCTAGAATGGAGAAAAGGGTAAACACAGTGGCAAAACTGGggtataaaatatgtattgttCCCCAGTCAGCTGTGGAATCATTAGGATCTCAAGGTTTTGAGGGAATGGAAGTCATAGGCTGCAGGAATCTGAAAGAGGTTATCAACAGTGTGTTCAGAACGCACTGA
- the LOC108983784 gene encoding mitochondrial-processing peptidase subunit alpha-like, translated as MYRAAASRLRSLKGYAGTFGTTRFATSSAVAEKQSSGGLFSFLAGGRSGTLPSLDIPFAGVTLPPPLPDYVEPSKTKITTLPNGVKIASETTLNPAASIGLYLDCGSIYETPESFGASHLLERMAFKSTTNRSHLSVVREVEAIGGNIGASASREQMGYTADAIKTYLPQMVELLVDSVRNPAFLDWEVIEELQKLKADLGELSNNPQGLLLEAIHSAGYSGALANPLLAPEAALNRLDGTILKEFVAENYTAPRMVLAASGVEHEEFLSIAEPLLSDLPSTHRFEEPRSVYVGGDYRRQADIGNTHIALAFEVPGGWRKEKEAVLVTVLQMLMGGGGSFSAGGPGKGMHSRLYLNVLNEYQQIQSFSAFNSIFNQTGLFGIYASTGPDFASKAVDIAAGELISIATPGQVSEVQLKRAKESTKSAVLMNLESRMIVSEDIGRQILTYGKRLPVEHFLKAVDEITLKDITTISQKIISSPLTMASYGDVLNVPSYESVSSKFHAK; from the exons ATGTACCGGGCCGCGGCTTCACGTCTTAGGTCTCTCAAG GGTTATGCAGGCACTTTTGGGACCACTAGGTTTGCGACTTCAAGTGCAGTTGCTGAAAAGCAATCTTCAGGGGGTCTTTTTAGCTTTCTCGCGGGGGGAAGGTCTGGAACTCTACCTTCCCTGGATATCCCATTTGCAGGCGTGACCCTCCCTCCTCCACTACCTGATTATGTCGAACCGAGTAAAACTAAGATTACAACTCTCCCTAATGGTGTCAAAATAGCTTCAGAAACAACGCTG AATCCTGCAGCATCCATAGGGTTGTACCTTGACTGTGGTTCTATTTATGAGACACCAGAGTCATTTGGGGCTTCACACTTGCTAGAACGAATGGCCTTCAAGAGCACAACAAACAGAAGCCACTTAAGCGTTGTGAGGGAAGTGGAAGCAATCGGCGGTAACATAGGAGCCTCAGCTTCTCGGGAGCAAATGGGGTACACTGCTGATGCTATAAAAACGTATCTTCCACAAATGGTAGAGTTGCTTGTTGACTCTGTGAGGAACCCAGCCTTCCTGGATTGGGAAGTCATTGAAGAG CTGCAAAAGCTGAAAGCAGATCTCGGAGAACTTTCTAACAATCCTCAAGGCTTACTATTAGAGGCTATTCACTCTGCCGGTTACTCTGGTGCATTGGCAAATCCTCTTTTGGCTCCTGAAGCTGCACTAAATAGATTGGATGGTACCATTTTGAAGGAATTTGTTGCT GAGAATTATACAGCTCCTCGGATGGTTCTTGCAGCATCTGGGGTTGAACACGAGGAGTTTCTGTCCATTGCAGAACCACTCCTCTCTGACTTACCAAGCACTCACCGTTTTGAAGAACCAAGATCTGTATATGTTGGAGGGGATTATCGTCGTCAAGCTGATATAGGG AACACGCACATTGCTCTAGCTTTTGAAGTTCCTGGTGGCTGGCGTAAAGAGAAAGAAGCTGTTCTTGTGACTGTTCTTCAG ATGCTTATGGGAGGAGGTGGTTCATTCTCTGCTGGGGGCCCTGGAAAAGGGATGCACTCACGACTAT ATCTCAATGTCTTGAATGAGTACCAGCAGATCCAATCATTTTCTGCATTCAACAGTATCTTCAATCAAACAGGATTGTTTGGAATTTATGCTAGCACT GGCCCTGACTTTGCATCAAAAGCAGTTGATATAGCAGCTGGAGAATTAATCTCAATTGCAACACCAGGGCAAG TTAGCGAGGTGCAGCTTAAGCGTGCCAAAGAGTCCACAAAATCTGCAGTCCTGATGAATCTGGAATCTAGA ATGATTGTATCAGAGGATATAGGGAGGCAGATCTTGACTTATGGAAAGAG GTTGCCTGTCGAGCATTTCTTGAAAGCTGTAGATGAAATCACTTTGAAGGATATTACTACCATCTCACAAAAGATAATTTCTTCACCTCTAACAATGGCATCATATGGGGATG TTCTCAATGTCCCCAGCTACGAATCAGTTAGCAGCAAGTTTCATGCGAAATGA